The window CCCCTCAAGGGGGGCAGGCTGACCCAGGACCTCGGTTTGATATCAGGCATCCGGATGATGCGCTGAACTGTCCCGGCTGTCTTTGCTCTTTACTGACCTCTGACGTCTGATCTTTGACCTCCGGTCGTCGTTCGTAATCGAGCCTGGGAGCGAAGAATCTCTGATTGCTCTCATCAACCCGCATGCCTGCCAAGGCGCAGACACGTATGCGCTAACCAAGCATACAAACGATTTCGATACCGATCCCGATTTCGATTTGGATTATGCCAACTATTAACCAATAACAGTTTTTCACATAAATATAATCCAAACGGATGTGAATTATGCACCATATTTCCACTATTGAAGGACAGCTGCAGGCCGAGGGGCTGCGTTTCGCCCTGGTGGCCAGCCGGTTCAACGACTTTATCGTCGATCGCTTGATCAGCGGAGCAGTGGACGTTTTGCTCCGGCACGGGGGTAGCCGGGAGGATATGCGCATTGTCCGCGTTCCCGGGGCGTTTGACATGCCTGTGGTGGTCAAGCAGCTGGCTGCTCAAGACGACCTGGACGGGATCATCTGCCTGGGAGCGGTGATCCGGGGATCCACACCCCATTTCGACTATGTAGCGGCCGAGGTCTCCAAAGGCCTGGCCAATGTGTCCCTGGAAAGCGGCAAGGCCGTGGGCTTCGGCGTCCTGACCACCGACTCCCTGGAGCAGGCCATTGAACGGGCCGGGAGCAAGGCCGGAAACAAGGGCGCGGAGGCTGCGTTGGCTGCCTTGGAGACAGCACACGTTCTGCGGCAACTTCAATCCGTGTGACCATGGCAAAAAAACACAAGAGCCCACGGCGGCAAGGCAGGGAGAAGGCCTTCCAGGTCCTGTACGGGATGCAATTCTATCCCCAGCCGGATCTTGGGCACATGCTCCGGACCTTCGACCATTTCATAGGCAACCATGAGGAGGATTTGGGCACAGGCGACGGATTCGCCCTGGAGCTGGTCAGGGGGGTGCTGTCCAACCTGCCCCGGCTGGATGCCTTGATTACCGCTCACTGCAAGAACTGGCGTCTGGAGAGGATCGGGAAGATAGAGCTGACCGTGCTCCGTCTTTCCCTTTTTGAGCTCCTGCATCGAGAGGATGTGCCGGACAAGGTGGCCATTAATGAGGGGATCGAGCTGGCCAAGAAGTTTGGAGACAATCGGTCCGGAGGATTCGTGAACGGCATCCTGGACGCCATTGTCCATGCCCGGGAGCAGAGTGCGTAGGCCGGAAGACAGAGGTCGGAAGTCGGCAAGAGGAAGAAGACAGAAGGCAGAAGTCAGAAGACAGAGATCAGAGGTCAGACGTCAGAGTTCTGACGTCTGATCTCTGATCTCTGCCCACAGGCTCCCGGCTACAGGCCCTGACATCCCCTCCGGTGCTGGGTGCGGAAGCGACGAAGGAACAACGAATAACCGACAACCAAAGTTAGCTATGTCCCAATACCACGCTGTGCAGATAGAGCAGAAATGGCAGGAACGCTGGGAAAAGGACAATCTTTTCGCCGCCCGGGCCGATACAGAACAGGAAAAATACTATGTGCTGGAGATGTTCCCCTATCCGTCCGGGCGCATCCATATGGGCCATGTCCGGGTGTATACCATCGGGGATGTGATTGCCCGTTTCAAGTGGATGAAGGGCTACAACGTCCTGCATCCCATGGGCTGGGACGCATTCGGTCTCCCGGCGGAAAACGCGGCCATCAAGAACAACACCCATCCGGCAAAGTGGACCTACGCCAATATCGACGAGATGCGCTCCCAGCTCAAGCGCCTGGGCTATTCCCTGGACTGGGACAGGGAGCTGGCCACCTGCGATCCGTCCTATTACCGCTGGGAGCAGCTTTTTTTCCTCAAGCTCTGGGACAAGGGGCTGGTCTATCGCAAGCAGGCCCCGGTGAACTGGTGTCCCGACTGTCAGACCGTGCTGGCCAACGAGCAGGTGGAAGACGGAGAGTGCTGGCGGTGCGGGTCCATGGTGGAGAACAAGGAGCTGGCCCAGTGGTTCGTGCGCATTACCGCCTACGCCGACGAGCTTCTGGACGATCTAAAGACCCTGCGTTCGGGCTGGCCGGAGCGGGTGCGGATCATGCAGGAAAACTGGATTGGCCGCAGTCTGGGTGCGGAGATAGATTTTCCGGTCCAGGGCGGGGATGAAAACATCCGGGTCTTCACCACCCGGCCGGACACCCTGTATGGGGCCACGTTCATGAGCCTGGCTCCGGAGTATCCCCTGATTGAGGAATTGGTCCGGGGAAAGCCGCAGGAAGAGGAAGTGACGGCCTTTGTCCGCCGGATGCAGGCAACGGACCGCAGTGTGCGGACCGCAGAGGATACGGAGAAGGAAGGCGTCTTTACCGGGGCCTACTGCATCAATCCAGTGACTGGAGAGCCCATACCTGTGTATGTGGCCAACTTCGTGCTCATGGAGTACGGAACCGGTGCGGTCATGGCCGTCCCGGCCCATGATCAGCGGGACTTTGAGTTTGCCGGCAAATACGGACTGGAGATCAGGGAAGTGATCA is drawn from Desulfovermiculus halophilus DSM 18834 and contains these coding sequences:
- the ribE gene encoding 6,7-dimethyl-8-ribityllumazine synthase, which codes for MHHISTIEGQLQAEGLRFALVASRFNDFIVDRLISGAVDVLLRHGGSREDMRIVRVPGAFDMPVVVKQLAAQDDLDGIICLGAVIRGSTPHFDYVAAEVSKGLANVSLESGKAVGFGVLTTDSLEQAIERAGSKAGNKGAEAALAALETAHVLRQLQSV
- the nusB gene encoding transcription antitermination factor NusB produces the protein MAKKHKSPRRQGREKAFQVLYGMQFYPQPDLGHMLRTFDHFIGNHEEDLGTGDGFALELVRGVLSNLPRLDALITAHCKNWRLERIGKIELTVLRLSLFELLHREDVPDKVAINEGIELAKKFGDNRSGGFVNGILDAIVHAREQSA